The segment GCTACAGCTTAGAGGAAGGATGGCGATGTGGTTAGGGTgttgaactgggactcaggaaatctgggtcCAATTCTTAGCGCTGCCccccagacttcctctgtgaggtttgccattgacttctgtggtgcTAAGCTTTCACCCTTAATCTTTCTGTAGCTTGGTTACACATCTATAAAAAATGTGATGATAACCCTTATTTTCCTACACCCTTTGTCTGGCTTGATAGTAAATTATTCAGGGTGtaatgcctagcacagtggacTCTGCTCTCATTTGGGACATCTAGGCACTACTCTAATACAActaataaataacatttataCACATAACACCACTCTTGTGGTTTCAAAGGGCAATAGGCTGCGAAGTTTGAAGTTCCTTGGTACAGCTGATCTAAATATTAATTGGTTCAGTCTCTACCAGAGAAAATTGGAGCTGATTAGAACTGGTCAgcgtttttccttttttcatgaaacattttgaaaatataattgtTTCTATTTTGAATATTGCAAGGAAATATCTTTTGTGGTTtctgaaaactgaaaactttccAAACCACAGAGATGCTTGTATGAGACACAGCTGGAGTGAATATCTCAAGTATTTATGTGCATATCCAGCCAATCAAGGAGTCAGGAAAACATCAAGTGACAGCATGTCACAACCTGTACCCAATCAGAATTTACACAATggcaaaccaaaaataaataaatatatgtattttaaaatttctatttttcccctcacaaataaataaaacattttaaaaaattgaaaatttgtaGCTGGAAATTTTCAgataactgaaacattttgctggAACCAAAAAGTTTTCATAAAAACtgtcattttcaaatatatgctGCTTaaaaaaaaggttcaaaaaatGTTGACTGGCTCTAGAGCTGATGGCCTATCCTAGTAGAGACTGGGATCTAACTTAACTGTTCATGGCTGGTACCAAAGAGATTGTGGAACAGCCACAGAGCAGAACTAGAAAGCTGCTCATAATATTGTGCTTACCACATTTTTCATGTCATGAGCAAATCATTACCAAGAGACATGTTGTACATTTCCATCACCTTATGGATCTCTTAATGTGGCATAGATCAGCCTCCGTTTGGAGATTCACTCTCTATATGACAAGTAGCTAGTTGAAAGGAAAGTATAAACGCTAGATTCCTGCCATCTGCCTTAGCAGATGTGGTACGTCTAGCCTTTATTTTCTGTTAATTACGCCTATAACATCTGGCCTGCAATGTTttcatactggtataactattctAGTTAGAGGTGTGgctttattgtttttaatcaaaCTAAAGTGGTACAGCCCACTTTAATTAATTTCCCTTCCAACATGTAGTGTTGCTAATTCTTGCAATTTTATTATAAGTCTCACAACCTTTGGAGTTTtaattaaagccccagctgctaaGATTAGGAGACTGCATGAGAATCTGAGCATTCATGTTTAAAAAACTACATTTCTAATCCTCATGGTTacagagaaaatcttgaaaacttGACTCACGTGAATCCTACAGGCTCaagaaaccaaaaggcaaagaaaaagatccaaattgtattatttttttaaatgtcatgctCTTTGGGGGGGTCTGACCAGTATGAGaacttttataccagtataaatgtgTCCACACTGTGCATAGAGGAAGGGGGGGATACAGATAAACTGATATAAcctgtgtgtgtagacaagagctctgctggccatagagacagccattttgtgttcagttctgggcagaCCGTGAGACACACATACATTGGGTGCTTTTTAAAGGAcagtttatttttgttctttctacTTCTGTGTTCTTTTAATCTTCTGACTGAAGATACTTGAATGCTATTAGTATTTGGCAAAACAGAACAGCAGATCCATGTTGTATTTGAATGTGTGTGTAAGGAAAGCAAATGTGAAGCAATGGGGAAAGCAGACGTTTACTCTAGCAAAGATTTTCTCTTTGCTGTAAAACGgctaacacacccacccacccaccgttCATATTCAGAGTCATGCCTTGCATTTATCATTGCTGTTGCAAGCTGCTCTAATCTCAAGAGCCTTGTCAAACTGCATAACCTTATACTCAGGCCAGCAGAGGGTGCGGTGAATACCAAATCTTTTATACACAGTTTAACTCCATCAAGCCCTGCCGTGGTTTGAGTATTCATACAGCTTACCATAGCCTCGCACACAATGTGTTGTTTTTATAGGCTTGCTAGCTTTTGCTTTGTTCACTCTTAAGTTGTTTTCCCCTCACTCCCCTACCGCACCCCCAGTTAACCCTGAATCTTAGCCAGCAGTTTATACTCCTGGGGAAGAGCAATGCAAACAAGCCTTTTTGATGAGTGATGATAATAGAGACACTTTTGCAACAGATGTTCTTTAagagtctcagggcttgtctatacttacgcgctggttcggcggctggcaatcgaacttctgggttcgatttatcgtgtcttgtctggacgcgataaatcgaacccagaagtgctccccatcgactccggtaatcctgctcgccgcaaggagtacgcggagtcgacgggggagcctgcctgccgcgtctggaccgcggtaagttcgaattaaggtacgtcgacttcagctacgttattcacatagctgaagttgcgtaccttagttcgatttggggggttagtgtagaccaggcctcgttCGTGTAGGCCTTAAAGCTAACACAAAATCATGTCAGCTTAGCTTTTTGTCATGGATCATTAGAAGGGTTTGAATCTGGTTTAGGGGGTAGTTTCCATACAGTTTTATCACCTATATCTCTGGCTTTGGGTTGTTGGAGCATTTTATGTATTATAAACCCTACTTTTTCTAATTCTCTCTAGTATGTAATCAAATCAGTCTTTAGCAATGTTAGGTCAAGTATATATTTGTGTGCGCACTCGCAGTGCTCATAAAAGATGGCAAATTAAAAGCCCTGGAGAGTGAACCCCTCTCCtagagtgaccatatttccctcaACTGAAAACGGGACACCGGGTAAGAGATGGTCAGTGCTCAGGGGAGTTTACTTTTTACATTTCTGAGGTACAATCCTTTAAGTAAACTTCTTACTGTCCTGTTATGCAAGGTGTCCCAGGTTGACCCAGACATAAGAACAACCTGTAGTGTCCAGCCGGAGAGcgggggctgctgcccaggggaCAGGTTTGAAAGCAGCACgctgcctgccagcagcagcaaatcTCTCCAGTCATGCTGCTGGTGGGCAGCGCTACCTTCAGATCTgacccccaggcagcagctgccaCGCTCACCTTGCCTGCCAACATCACAAATACCATCTTGCTTATTGCCCAAATCTCATGATTCCAAATCCAAGCCCATCAAAggtaaaaaagagaaaacaaaaacaaatatgaaaCCCATCATAAGGTTTTCAGCTGATTTTACTCATCAGATCAATTGCGACTACATTTTTTATGGAATCTGAAGAAATAATTTCTCCAGTAGTGTCTTCAAAATGCAAAAAGACAAAGCATTTAAAATAGTGCCGGTCGTATACAACTGAGCACAAGGTGTACTGAAGCTAGTAGTATTTATAACTGCCCTTCTTATAACATGCAGTGTTATATCCTCTTCAGTACAAAGAGACTTaattaggatgggattttcagaaatactCACAACTCTGCTCCCATTAACGTCAATGGTAAAAACATCACTGGGAGAAGAGCTGGAGTAAAACTGAGCTCCCATCCACAAGGTGAGTTCAGATTTAAATCTGATCTCTGAAGCACCATGCACACCTGTGGTGTTGTGAATGTGAGATACAAAGGAAACCCAAAGAATTTTAGGTCAGGAGCTGCCAGTGAAATCCACAACATTGCACTGACAGTTTCCAGATGAACTGTTGCTGAgagaggttagagcaggggtggggcaaactatggcccggggggggggggggggtgcacccaGCCCTCCAGACggtttaatctggccctcgagctcccattGCGGAGccgggtctggggcttgccccactccgtgtggctcctggaagcagcagcatgttctcCCTTCGGCTCCTACACGTAGAagcagccagagggctccgcacactgccccacccccaggcgccacccacgcagctcccattggcagggaactgtggccaatgggagctgcaggggtggcacctgcggacagggcagtgtgcagagccgcctggctgtgcctctgcttAGGAGCTGGAGGacagacatgccgctgcttctgggagttgcttgaggtaagcactgcccggagcctgcacccctgcccccctcctgcgccccaacccctgccccagccctccaaacccctcggtcccagcccagagcagcctCCTGCACAACCAACCCCtcatctccacccccacccctgagcccacacccccagctggagccctcaccccctcaccccaatcccctgccccagcccagagccccctcctgcaccctgaactcctcatttctggctcaaacccagagcccgcacccccagctggagccctcaccccatcccacactccaacccccaatttcatgagcatttatggcccgccatacaatttccttacccagatgtggcccttgggccaaaaagtttgcccacccctggcttagaggATACAGTCAAAAAGTGAACTCCAATGTATTAAGAATAAACTCGGAACAGGCTTTTCTACATCATTAGGGAGGTAAACTACTAGAATTATTCCAGAGAAATATCAACTAAGGAGTGAATTAATAAAACAGCATTAGCCTCAGGCTGGACGAATCCTTTTCACACCCAATATTTCTTACCTAACATGATTCATTATAAAATTTCTTATTTAACATGATTCATCTTAGGCAATGTTTTCAGCTCTTCATATAAGCTGCACACATAGTCTACTGTGTTTTGAATGATGCTTTTTGGATGAGTTTATACTAATGGTAAAAATTACTGCTTCCCCTGAGCCTTCCCCTCAGAGACGGGAACGCTGAACTTAGAAAATATGCTAACATGGAGATAAAAGTTTCTGATGGAAGAGTTGGGTAGTTCCTGAAAGAAGATGCATCTATAGATACAACTGGAGCAAACGGGTTAATATAGGTTTATTATTCTCAGAACTATTACATATAAGGTGTGTGGCTCTTCCTTTGAAATCAGCCAGCTCCTGCTTGCCTTATTCATTTAGTGCCCGATCCATTTCTCATTAGTCAATGGAGAGTCTCATTAACTTAGTATGAGTTGGAGCTGGCTCCTTCTGCTTACTAGATACTCAAAACTACAGTGTTGCTTGCAGGATAGACTGATACTTCAGTAGGATTACTCATAACAGAAAAACCAGCAAAATTTGGCTCAGTGTCTACATAGCCTTTTGCATTAGTTTAAATAAATTGATTCAAGATGGCTCCTTTGGCTAAAGTGATGCAACTTTGAATACGGACAGTtctctctttttgtgtgtgtctgtgtgacgTACAACCAGAGTAATACAACACAAAAGCCCAATGTAAAGGTACAGATTTTGAAATATTCAAACATACTTGCTGTTTAACACCATATTAGGAATACTAGTTAATGCAACAAGGTACACATCTCAGCTGCAGGGCTTCCACTGCACACATGTCAGaattcttgtttgttttgttttttgttggaaGACACTTTAATAAGATGGGATATTATAGTAAAAAGACCCCTGTCCCCTCACTCTGACAAGGTGAAAGAGTTGTGTGACTAGGTGAGGGATTTTGAATAAGATTCAAGTGGTAGATTTGACTCATTGCTATCTATACAAATACCCAAACTATCACTAGGCTTGTTGGAATTAACTTTTATATAACGGATTTGGTTCACACTACTCCCTTTAGGGGGGTAATCAGCTTGACAAGGTTCTTGAAGGCTTCAGAGACAGTTGTGATAACACTGTTTATCATACCAAAGACAGAGGACTGACATTAAGTTACTTGCATCTCATCTGGAAAACCAATCTTGTTAATACATGTGGACAATAGGGTTGAACAATATAATACAAAAGCTGTTGGCATCATCTTTGCATTGTTCTCCAATTCCTCATGGACAAGGTTAACACTGACTTTATGTTCTCTTTTCTTCCAGCTTCACATGGCTGTGTGGCCAGGTTCACCGGAACTTCCTTTCCAAGTTCACTGGCCAAGTTGTAGAGCTCTTTGATGAAGAGTTTCGACACCTCTATGCTTTGTCCAAGCCAGTGATGGGACTgagctctcccacacacacagtgccCTTCTTGCTAAACACGAGCACCACCACCCAAGGCAGCCTCACTAGCAGCAGCAACCAGGGAAGTGCCAATACTCCTTCAGATCCATTCAGTAGCTTGTCGGCCAATAGCACATATCAAACCAAacaaccccccagcactcacgggTACAGCAGCAACCCAACATCACAGTCACCACTTCATAGAGGTAACTCCTTCCATGGCTACACCTCATTCATGTCAACCCAACCATGGAAGACCATCCAGACCAACTACTATCAGTGGCAGCATGTTGCTGACACCCCAGCACTCCTTTATAATAATGTTAATATCTACAAACCTATGCGACTTAGACAAGATGATGTAAACAGGTCAAGATTAAACCCATTGTGGTGATGCCTTCACAAAGCTAACCCGATTACATAACCACCTTGTTTTGtattgcaaacaaatgtattgaagATTCATTTTAGCAATAGCCTGAACAGCATAGAAATTATGTATAATATAAAATGGGGAGACTTGCAAGATTGTGTTCACTCTTTATTTTCTTTCAAGCCCAAGGGATGATTGTATGTTTCAGTCACAAAGGACAATCACCACCAAATGTTTCTCAAATTAATAAAACCTAAGTCTGCTAGCACTGAACCCTTGCATATATGAGGATACTGTTTAGGAACAAAAGTAGTAGCATTGTTTAAAATGtcggcaaaaagaacaggagtacttgtggcaccttagagactaacaaatttatttgagcacttcttgggatgtagcccacgaaagcttatgctcaaataaatttgttagtctctaaggtgccacaagtactcctgttctttttgcagatacagactaacatggctgctactctgaaacctttaaaatgtCGGTTACATAATGTATTCGTGGTCAGGTGGTTAGCATTGCCAAATGAAAGTGGATAAAATAACAGTTTATTATGATGATTTGTATGTGCTCGTGAAATCTTCTATTTACTCACTAAAGATACTGACAGCAGCACTGCAAGTTCTCTCATTCCCTGCCAACATGCCTCAAGTGATCCTTCCTGACTTGGAAGGATCACTTGAAGAGCTGAGAGTAGCACAGCCTCCATCTCCATTTGGTCTTTGACATCTCTGCTGAGACTGGTAATAAGGGTGCCAGCTGTTGCCGTGCTTTCTGTGAATAGACCTGTTGTGATgttcctctggtgttatctggaccgttgatctgctaggtcactccaatccttgactctgggagccagccttaccctcagggccagctctagttttttttgctgccccaagcaaaaaaaaaaaactctctgaGAGCAAAGTGCCGCCCCTGGAATGCCGCCTCTAGAGTTGTGCTGCCCCAAGcgcgtgcttggtttgctggtgcctagagcagccctgcttaccctgctctgctgtgagaatccCCAATCCCGGGCTGGTCACACATAGCCTCTAGCACGTAAGCTGCTGCCAGCTACGTGAgcgagcacttttggccagccgctgcttggattgtgaaACCGAATGACACGAGCCAATATCTCcgatcccagacacaaccctaggaacctccgtcttgcagtttCCAGTTATGCTCACTGGACACTGCaggcttatatgagttcatcaatttaacaaagaaattgatatgtgcctggcttgttatcccaaggggagtctctgacacacttctaCCTGAaacagtgcgtttggtttgaataaataaatgtattaactataaaagattgacttataatcacttaaaatctaagcacaacaagtcagatttggtcaaatgaaataaaagcaaaatgcattctaagctggtcttaacactttcagtgcccttacaaacttagatgcttctcaccacaggctggctggttgcccttcagccaggctctcccctttgatcagcgcttcagtcacttggtggtgatgtctagatggaggtgggagagagaggaagacCATGGCAAACTTCAcaggcaccaactccgtgggtgctccggggctggcgcACTCACAGAAAagaattagtgggtgcttagcacccactggggAGATCAGCTGTTGGCAACTGCCAATCAGCTATTTGGCATGCgcagcagcccccatcagctctTTGGTTGGTTgtggccaatcagctgtttggtgcaaAGTCCCCGCCTATCAGCTGTTTCCCCTGTGGCTGCTGAAGCTCCcagcaggctcccacctcccactGCAGACAGGTGAGAGTCCTTTTAATtttcagggcagagggagctgggctaGGGGGGGCAAGCAGCCAGGGCACGGCAGCTTCTGGGCTAGCTGCAAGGGGAGATGGGGTGGGCAGCTTCTcagctggctgcagaggggaGTACGGGCCAGGGTGTTTCTCGAGGACCAAGCCAGCCATTCTCAGCCCACGCTGGTGTCTCCCCCAGGACCTGTGCCCCACTCCAGCCAGGAGAAACCAGCTGCAGATCTCCCTAGTGCTGGGCAGGGGGACAAACTGAAGGACATGGCTCCTTTAAGAAAAGTTTGCCCTTGTGTCTGATGAGTGAactgggctggggccagcagcTTGCCCTCCCCCCATGCTCCCTCCAGCCAGTCAGgtgtgcccagccccagccaaagGTGAGAGGGGCTTcactgcagctccagccccaggtgcAAATGAGTAgccgcccccagcccagacccagcCTGTGCCCAGACCCCTCCTACAGGGGCTCTGGGAGCTCCCAACCCCTACGGTTCTGACCCAGGTCCCGGGGCTCCGCATCCCTTCCCGTGTGTGTGGAGGGACAGGAGGGGGCAACACACCACCAGTACTTCTAGCCGCTTCCTCCCTGCAGGCTCTTCTCCATGGCTGGCTCTCATGCCTGGTAAAGTAACGCTTGCCCAGCTCAAAGCTGTGCCTCCCCGGGCCAGATCAAGCCTGCCTGAGGGGCTTTTCCTCCCAGAGAGGAAGTTtattccacccctcctccccagtcagCATCCACTCCTCCCCGCATCAGGAAGGATGGATTTCCTTCCCCTggatccaccccccaccccctccagctcccaagAAATTCCTTCTGTTGC is part of the Chrysemys picta bellii isolate R12L10 chromosome 2, ASM1138683v2, whole genome shotgun sequence genome and harbors:
- the FAM83A gene encoding protein FAM83A isoform X2, which produces MMDVFTDTEIFCDVLEAANKRGVFVYLLLDQSNIKLFSEMCDKVQIAEDHFKNISVRSVTGEVYCAKSGRKFSGQIQEKFIISDWRYVLSGSYSFTWLCGQVHRNFLSKFTGQVVELFDEEFRHLYALSKPVMGLSSPTHTVPFLLNTSTTTQGSLTSSSNQGSANTPSDPFSSLSANSTYQTKQPPSTHGYSSNPTSQSPLHRGNSFHGYTSFMSTQPWKTIQTNYYQWQHVADTPALLYNNVNIYKPMRLRQDDVNRSRLNPLW